One Rosa chinensis cultivar Old Blush chromosome 5, RchiOBHm-V2, whole genome shotgun sequence genomic region harbors:
- the LOC112168404 gene encoding cyclic nucleotide-gated ion channel 1 produces the protein MIQSSVYDVIAKAALSHPREMEWIATKGLLAILKSHRTLILTISCVIAVLVDPLFFYLPIIDGKRKCIGMDTILRNVTLIFRSLTDIGFIVNIIHKICEAVNKTRADCLKNIEKMTAEERNRGESGNKFAKSLEICEAVNKTRADYLKNIEKMTAEERNRGESGNKFAKSLARNLSWHTILIDFLAVLPIPQVIIVAVRSSRCLDKRKMLNFLLLAQYLPRVYRMRYSSIQLRPRTGIWVKCSFYFFLYILASHVLGAFWYYFSIQQETSCWHRACKKHGGVKCNFYCHENMTSRDLTFINSIDKYCLVDVPANETAPFDFGIFLDSLKNNNTASIQFPKKFFYSYWWGLRNLSNFGTNLQTSTYVWENCFAILISIIGLLLFLYLIGKVQTFISMKTTNSEERRKKFKSKELDIQMWMRSNDLKTDMMEAIRVHTNKKWEEIQDANIENLFSILPVQSRKHLKQSLCMEMLSKVPKLRTLKDEALKPICYCLKPVVYQDNSFVFQEGEPLDRILFITEGLIWTYQAAGATDSSSTSQNGKGKTGFSFLQKGEFYGDDQLLSWVIASQQNLPLFTNLPISEVNVKCHAKVEGFVLMAKDLKIVVSTNYKVYWGLHNSSQEREKALIQAVKNVRDRRKMQK, from the exons ATGATTCAAAGCTCCGTATATGATGTCATTGCGAAAGCTGCACTATCACACCCGAGAGAAATGGAATGGATAGCGACTAAAGGACTTCTTGCAATTTTGAAATCACACCGGACTCTCATACTTACAATTTCATGTGTGATTGCAGTCTTAGTGGATCCATTGTTCTTTTACCTTCCAATAATTGATGGGAAAAGAAAGTGCATTGGAATGGACACAATATTGAGGAATGTGACACTTATTTTCCGATCACTCACCGATATCGGTTTCATAGTGAATATAATACATAAAATTTGTGAAGCTGTGAATAAAACAAGAGCAGATTGTCTTAAAAACATTGAAAAAATGACTGCTGAAGAACGAAATCGAGGTGAGAGCGGAAATAAGTTTGCTAAGTCATTAGAAATTTGTGAAGCTGTGAATAAAACAAGAGCAGATTATCTTAAAAACATTGAAAAAATGACTGCTGAAGAACGAAATCGAGGTGAGAGCGGAAATAAGTTTGCTAAGTCATTAGCTCGTAACTTGTCGTGGCACACCATCTTAATCGACTTTTTGGCTGTTCTTCCCATCCCCCAA GTGATAATAGTAGCTGTTAGAAGCTCTAGATGTTTGGATAAAAGAAAGATGCTAAACTTTCTTCTTCTCGCCCAGTATCTGCCGAGGGTTTATCGAATGCGTTATTCATCTATACAACTTAGACCAAGGACTGGAATATGGGTTAAATGTTCATTCTATTTTTTCTTGTACATCCTTGCCAGCCAT GTACTTGGAGCCTTTTGGTATTATTTTTCTATTCAACAAGAGACATCTTGTTGGCACCGGGCGTGCAAAAAGCATGGTGGAGTAAAATGTAATTTTTACTGTCATGAAAACATGACTTCAAGAGATTTGACATTCATCAATTCTATAGATAAATATTGCCTAGTAGATGTTCCGGCAAATGAAACTGCACCATTTGATTTTGGAATCTTTCTTGATTCTCTTAAGAATAATAACACCGCGTCAATACAATTTCCAAAGAAGTTTTTCTACTCTTATTGGTGGGGACTTCGAAATCTGAG TAATTTTGGCACAAATTTGCAAACAAGTACTTATGTGTGGGAAAACTGCTTTGCAATTCTGATTTCAATCATTGGCCTGCTATTATTCTTATATCTCATTGGAAAAGTACAG ACATTTATTTCGATGAAAACTACGAATTCcgaggagagaagaaaaaaattcaaatcaaaaGAGCTAGATATACAAATGTGGATGAGAAGCAATGATCTCAAGACAGATATGATGGAAGCCATCAGAGTACATACAAATAAAAAGTGGGAAGAAATACAAGATGCAAATATAGAGAACCTCTTCTCTATTCTTCCCGTGCAATCTCGGAAACATCTTAAACAATCTCTTTGCATGGAAATGCTGAGCAAG GTGCCAAAGCTTAGAACTCTGAAAGATGAAGCTTTGAAACCGATCTGCTATTGTCTGAAGCCAGTGGTCTATCAGGATAATAGCTTTGTTTTCCAAGAAGGAGAACCACTCGATCGCATTCTCTTCATCACAGAAGGCTTAATATGGACATACCAGGCGGCGGGCGCTACTGATAGTAGTAGCACTAGccaaaatggaaaaggaaaaacagGTTTCAGTTTTCTTCAGAAAGGTGAATTTTACGGAGACGATCAACTTCTGAGTTGGGTTATAGCATCACAACAGAATCTTCCCTTATTTACCAACCTTCCAATCTCCGAAGTGAATGTGAAATGCCATGCAAAAGTAGAAGGCTTTGTACTCATGGCCAAGGACTTGAAAATTGTGGTCTCCACTAATTACAAAGTTTATTGGGGTCTCCACAATTCTTCTCAGGAAAGAGAGAAGGCATTAATTCAAGCCGTAAAGAACGTACGGGATCGTCGTAAAATGCAAAAGTAG